A stretch of DNA from Granulicella pectinivorans:
ATCGAACGAGATGCTCAGCTCATCCATGTGCGTGATGGACGACTTGATCTTGCGCTTGAGCAGGTTCGCGATCTCTTCGTTGAGCACCTCGGAGGCGGGAGGATTGCGCATGTAGTTGCTCTTGGTGTGGTGCTGCGCGGCATCGACGTGGGCGGCGACGATGCCGTCCTGCTGGATCCACAGCCGGTAGATGTAATCCTCGAAGCGCAGGCGCGTGGGGAAGAAGGGCGGCAGGCCAAAGGTGTTGTCGTAGCCGGCCACGCCGCAGTCCATGCGCCAGTTCTTGTTGGTGAGCGCGGGACGGAAGTTGACCAGGACATAGAGGTCGTTGAGGTCATCGGGACTGGCCTGCTTCTCGTCTTCGAGGAACATATCGACGAAGTCGATGGCGTCGATATCGTTCGTGCCGGAACGAAAGGTCTGCGCCATCTTCACGATGGCGTTGTCGCGCATGCTGCCGCGTTCGAGCGTCATGCTGTTCTCGGAGGCCAGGCCCTTGGTGGAGTTGGTCTCGAGGTCCATCGTGGTGTCGAGGAGAAGCTCACCGCGCTCGTAGTTCTCAGGCACCTCGGAGACGGGCTTGCCGAGGACGTCCATGAAGGCGGACATCATGTCGAATGACTTCTTTGCATATCCGTTGACGCCGATTTTATGCAGGCGTCCGCGGCTGATCTCGTCGTCATCGAGGGACTCGGGGCTATCTTCCATGAGCGAGTAGGGGCGCATGTCGTCGTCGGAGCTGACCATGAGTCCGCCGAGGGTGTACATGAGGGTGTAGTTGCGATTGCCTCCGTAACTGGGGCGGAAGAGATTCTTGACGAGGGGCTCGAGGCGCTTGTTGCGGAGGCGGGAGTTGATGTATGCGATGAACTCCTCCTTCTCGCGGGGGCCTACGTAGAAGAGGTCGGAGCGGGTCTTGATGTCCTTGAGCAGAGGGAAGTATTTCTCGACGTTGGTGGGGGTTGAATCGTCGAAGACGATCATCTGGGGAGAGTGCCCATTTCTCCGGAAGTGATCGTCGTATGCGTGGATCGTTTCGCCAACATCGCGCAATCTATGGGTGGGGACGACAAAGTAATTCTCGGGGTCATTCATGGTACGGGGCCGTGCCTCCAAGCACGGGGACTGCGGAAGAGTATGCGAGCGGCTTTGCGCCGTCGCGGCCTCATTCCATTACAGTCCGGCCACCGTTAAAGAGGCATAAGGGGATCGTAAGGAGGATGATAAGAAGCCGAAGGACCGATCGCTACTCCGCGCGAAAGCGATAGCCGATGTGGTTTTCGGTGAGGATGTAAGCGGGTTGCGTGGGATCGTCTTCGAGCTTTCTGCGTAACTGGTTGACGATGACGCGCAGGTACTCACGCTCGTTGCCATAGACGGGTCCCCATACGGATTGCAGGAGGGTGTCGTGACGCACGGGGCGGCCGGCGCGCTCCATGAGGAAGCGGAGCGTCTCATATTCTTTCGGCGTGAGATGGACCTCCTCGGCGCCTCGGGTGACACGGCGGCTATCCTCATCGAGAACGATTTCGCCGATCGCAAGAACGGTCTGCGGCTTGGGCGTGGAAGGCTGGGTGCGGCGCATGGCGGCACGCAGCCTTGCCGTGAGTTCGCCCATCTGGAAGGGTTTGGTGACGTAGTCGCATGCTCCGGCATCGAGCGCTTCCACGATGTCCTGTTCCTCGTTGCGCACGGTCAGCATGATGATGGGAAGTTGAGGATAGTTCTGGAAGATTCTGCGACAGGTCTCCTTGCCGCCCATGCCGGGCATGTTGATGTCGAGCAGAACGGCGTCGTAGTCGACCATGCGGAGACGCGTGAGACCCTCCTCGCCGTTGCTTGCTTCGCCGACCGCAAAGCCGAGCGCACCGAGGGTGGCGAAGAGGCTCTCGCGGATGCCGGCGTCATCTTCAATGACGAGTACCTTGCTCTTGCGTTCGTTCTTCAGCGGCATGTTTCGGTCCTTCTCGCGTCGTGCGGCAGCGTGATGGCGAAGGTTGTTCCGGAGGCACGATCGCTCTCCACCGAGACACTGCCATGATGAGCCTCGGCGATACGCCGGACCACGGAGAGACCGATCCCCGTGCCGGATACGGCTCCGCTGGAGCCGGTGCAACGATAGAAACGCTGGAACACTTTTTCTCTCTCTTCGGGTGGGATGAAGGAGCCCTGGTTGTGGATCGTGATGGCCACCTGCGTCTCTTGCTGCGTGACTCCGATGAGCAACGAAGAGCCCGGGGCGCCGTACTTCGCGGCGTTATCGAGGATCTGGACGATGGCCATCTGGAGCAGCTTGCGGTCGGCATAGACGCTGCTGCGTTCGCGTGTGCCGAGCCGTTCGATGGCATGACTTCTCAGTTCGACGGAGCAGCCTTCGACGCTGCTTTCGATGAGTTGATCGAGATCGACGATCTCGCGGCTGAGCTTTAAATCAGCGCGATCGAGGCTTGCGGTGAGCAGGAGATGATTGGTGAGATCGCTGAGCTGACTCGCATGACGATCGATCATGCCGACCAGTCGCTTCTCCACGCCGGAGAGCGTATTCATCGCGAGGAGACCGGAGCTCGAAACCATGATGGTGGTGAGTGGACTCTTGAAGGCGTGGGCGAGGCCATCGAGGATGGTGGAGCGAAGCTGCTCGCTCTGCCGTGCGGCCTCCGCGTTGGCCTCGGTGGAGAAGGAGCGGGCGCGTTCGATGGCGACGGCGGCGAGCGAGGTTGCGGCGT
This window harbors:
- a CDS encoding response regulator transcription factor, producing MPLKNERKSKVLVIEDDAGIRESLFATLGALGFAVGEASNGEEGLTRLRMVDYDAVLLDINMPGMGGKETCRRIFQNYPQLPIIMLTVRNEEQDIVEALDAGACDYVTKPFQMGELTARLRAAMRRTQPSTPKPQTVLAIGEIVLDEDSRRVTRGAEEVHLTPKEYETLRFLMERAGRPVRHDTLLQSVWGPVYGNEREYLRVIVNQLRRKLEDDPTQPAYILTENHIGYRFRAE
- a CDS encoding sensor histidine kinase, which gives rise to MIATQIRKSVRRVVAGSVAALLLTLLAFHFHFNLASATSIHLFLVVLIALRWGFLEAGIVSILSTACLDFFFTDPLFAFTISDSHDFVSLLTFEAAALLVSRLSNQATLHAQASELHQQRLQRLYELSQHVLVLDRMGIVEQQLVDLIRFNLQVEGVALWTARDLRLCRSGVCGVTDDAIHTAFETGSDIDDPGTRTSLRIVRSGTRPIGVLVCCGHTLDVASMNAATSLAAVAIERARSFSTEANAEAARQSEQLRSTILDGLAHAFKSPLTTIMVSSSGLLAMNTLSGVEKRLVGMIDRHASQLSDLTNHLLLTASLDRADLKLSREIVDLDQLIESSVEGCSVELRSHAIERLGTRERSSVYADRKLLQMAIVQILDNAAKYGAPGSSLLIGVTQQETQVAITIHNQGSFIPPEEREKVFQRFYRCTGSSGAVSGTGIGLSVVRRIAEAHHGSVSVESDRASGTTFAITLPHDARRTETCR